A stretch of the Acidobacteriota bacterium genome encodes the following:
- a CDS encoding response regulator, with amino-acid sequence MTRSGGPASVLVVDDEEDIVEYLCAVLEDHGYRALPATGAREALSLAGRERPDLVVLDIMMPGQTGLSLYRQLRALPGMRDTPVLILSGVARAEDSEPSGAPSWLDTTLEGPYVYLEKPIQPNRLLARLAELLPSGG; translated from the coding sequence GTGACGCGATCGGGCGGGCCGGCCTCGGTCCTCGTCGTGGACGACGAGGAAGACATCGTGGAATACCTCTGCGCGGTCCTGGAGGACCACGGATACCGGGCCCTGCCGGCCACGGGCGCCCGGGAGGCCCTGTCCCTGGCCGGCCGGGAGCGCCCAGACCTGGTGGTCCTGGACATCATGATGCCTGGCCAGACGGGTCTCTCCCTCTACCGTCAGTTACGCGCCCTGCCCGGAATGCGGGACACGCCCGTCCTCATTCTGAGCGGGGTGGCCAGGGCCGAGGATTCGGAGCCGTCGGGCGCGCCATCCTGGCTGGACACCACCTTGGAAGGCCCGTACGTCTACCTGGAGAAGCCCATTCAGCCAAACCGCCTGCTCGCGCGTCTGGCGGAGCTCCTCCCCAGCGGAGGGTAG
- a CDS encoding ATP-binding protein has protein sequence MDGIRELLREHLFERAPIAIAVMDPDHRIVLANEAFESLFGDPKGRLCHEVMKGRGESCERCTLDWTFADGKVRVCDDRLLIQGGISSHFVIRVAPLSTEGEGKDYCLWVASNVNEANSLRRENELLFEKTPCYVTVLDRDLRIVRANRRMREAFGKAWGHPCYTVYKRRHKPCRECPALKVFEDGQDHTSTQVGIKSNGEEAHYVVTASALSREGGGPEGRVNFVIEMATDITHLRLLEHEKLEAERLAAVGQTVAGLAHGIKNILMGMEGGIYVMQSGLEKGEGKKVDRGMQMLGRNVERISNLAKNLLSFSKGSVPKVALEDPNRVAREVVDLYSDMAAAAGVRLEAELKEGLAPAALDREGMHTCLANLVSNAIDACRAGETAGCRVLVRSGEDREVLHYEVSDNGCGMDYNVKSRIFTTFFTTKGTGGTGLGLLTTRKIVQEHGGRIEVETAQGKGTTFRILLPRKRLPALTTAGEDDEPDGGEEPVKEGGHAHDVG, from the coding sequence GTGGACGGGATCCGAGAACTCCTCCGGGAACACCTCTTCGAGCGAGCGCCCATCGCCATCGCGGTGATGGACCCGGACCACCGGATCGTCCTGGCGAACGAGGCCTTCGAATCCCTGTTCGGGGATCCGAAGGGGCGTCTGTGCCACGAGGTCATGAAGGGCCGCGGGGAGTCCTGCGAGCGGTGCACCCTGGACTGGACCTTCGCCGACGGCAAGGTAAGGGTATGCGACGACCGGCTCCTGATTCAGGGAGGCATCTCGTCCCACTTCGTGATCCGGGTGGCTCCGCTTTCCACAGAGGGCGAAGGAAAGGACTACTGCCTTTGGGTCGCGTCCAACGTGAACGAGGCCAACAGCCTGAGGCGGGAGAACGAGCTGCTTTTCGAAAAGACCCCCTGCTACGTGACGGTGCTGGACCGCGACCTCCGGATTGTGAGGGCCAACCGGCGCATGCGTGAGGCCTTCGGGAAGGCCTGGGGACACCCCTGCTACACCGTGTACAAGCGCCGCCACAAGCCTTGCCGGGAATGTCCCGCCCTCAAGGTCTTCGAGGACGGTCAAGACCACACGTCGACGCAGGTGGGGATCAAGTCCAACGGGGAGGAGGCCCACTATGTGGTGACGGCCTCGGCGCTCTCCCGAGAGGGCGGCGGGCCGGAGGGCAGGGTGAACTTCGTCATCGAAATGGCCACCGACATCACCCACCTCCGTCTGCTCGAGCACGAGAAGCTGGAGGCGGAGCGCCTCGCCGCGGTGGGCCAGACCGTCGCCGGGCTGGCCCACGGCATCAAGAACATCCTCATGGGGATGGAGGGCGGGATCTACGTGATGCAGTCGGGGCTCGAAAAAGGGGAGGGGAAGAAGGTCGACCGGGGAATGCAAATGCTCGGCCGGAACGTGGAGCGCATCTCCAATCTCGCCAAGAATCTCCTCAGCTTCTCCAAGGGATCGGTGCCGAAAGTCGCCCTCGAGGATCCGAACCGGGTGGCGAGGGAGGTGGTGGACCTCTACTCGGACATGGCCGCGGCGGCGGGAGTGCGCCTTGAGGCGGAACTGAAGGAGGGGCTTGCGCCGGCGGCCCTGGACCGGGAGGGAATGCACACGTGTCTGGCCAATCTCGTGTCCAACGCCATCGATGCGTGCCGGGCCGGCGAAACCGCGGGCTGCCGGGTGCTGGTGCGCAGCGGCGAGGACCGGGAGGTCCTTCATTACGAGGTCTCCGACAACGGATGCGGCATGGACTACAATGTGAAGAGCCGCATCTTCACGACGTTTTTTACGACCAAGGGAACCGGAGGAACCGGATTGGGGCTGCTCACGACGCGCAAGATCGTCCAGGAGCACGGAGGGCGCATCGAAGTCGAGACGGCCCAGGGTAAGGGGACTACTTTCCGGATCCTCCTTCCCCGCAAGCGGCTGCCCGCCCTCACGACGGCGGGCGAGGACGACGAGCCAGACGGCGGCGAAGAGCCGGTCAAGGAGGGGGGACATGCCCATGACGTCGGATAA
- a CDS encoding response regulator, producing the protein MPMTSDKRVLVVDDEEDVVYFLCTALEDAGFQTDSASSVDEALRKIAEAPPDAISLDMVMPGKSGIVLFHELHRHPEWRKIPVLFVTGHAKDERVKKDLDAASALAASTLSGPATYLDKPVTAEKFIQAVAGILKVDLPTRAPAGRTDAEDLRRQVKGLLEGADEEALREALRLLKSRE; encoded by the coding sequence ATGCCCATGACGTCGGATAAGCGCGTGCTGGTGGTGGACGACGAAGAGGACGTAGTGTACTTCTTGTGCACCGCGCTGGAGGACGCCGGTTTTCAGACCGATTCGGCCTCCAGCGTGGACGAGGCCCTGCGGAAGATCGCCGAGGCCCCGCCGGACGCCATTTCGCTCGACATGGTCATGCCCGGAAAATCGGGCATCGTGCTCTTCCACGAGCTCCACCGCCATCCGGAGTGGAGGAAGATCCCGGTTCTCTTCGTCACCGGCCACGCCAAGGACGAGCGCGTCAAGAAGGACCTCGACGCCGCCTCGGCCCTCGCCGCGAGCACCCTGAGCGGTCCGGCCACGTATCTGGACAAGCCCGTCACCGCCGAGAAGTTCATCCAGGCCGTGGCCGGGATCCTGAAGGTGGACCTTCCCACGCGGGCGCCGGCGGGGAGGACGGACGCGGAAGACCTGCGCCGCCAGGTCAAGGGCCTGCTCGAAGGCGCCGACGAGGAGGCGCTCCGGGAGGCGCTCCGCCTGCTCAAGTCCAGGGAGTAG
- the tsaA gene encoding tRNA (N6-threonylcarbamoyladenosine(37)-N6)-methyltransferase TrmO, producing MRGRPGEREGRSEGLRGSSGVPGANRTRPVRSSCGPFWRVFPIGIIRTPFPRIESVPESGSEPRTAEGQVEVFPEFEEGLEGIERHTRLWLLFLLHCREGFDLTVRRRGSGPLTGLFSTRCPCRPNPIGITLVRLLGRSGRTLRVVGVDMVSGSPLLDIKPFVVSSDDPSGGRTGVEAEAKWEGKR from the coding sequence ATGCGAGGCCGGCCGGGAGAGAGGGAAGGAAGGTCCGAGGGCCTGCGGGGTTCCTCCGGCGTGCCCGGAGCGAATCGGACCCGTCCAGTTCGGTCCAGTTGCGGGCCGTTTTGGCGGGTGTTCCCCATTGGCATCATTCGTACGCCCTTCCCCCGAATCGAGTCGGTGCCGGAATCGGGGAGTGAGCCGCGGACCGCCGAGGGACAGGTGGAAGTCTTCCCCGAATTCGAGGAGGGCCTGGAAGGCATCGAGCGACACACCCGCCTCTGGCTCCTATTCCTCCTGCACTGCAGGGAGGGCTTCGACCTCACCGTCCGCCGGCGCGGCTCGGGCCCGCTCACGGGCCTCTTTTCCACGCGGTGCCCGTGCCGCCCCAACCCCATCGGGATCACCCTCGTGCGACTCCTGGGCCGAAGCGGCCGGACCCTTCGGGTCGTTGGGGTCGATATGGTGAGCGGAAGCCCTTTGCTGGACATCAAACCTTTCGTCGTGTCCTCCGATGATCCATCGGGTGGTCGCACGGGAGTCGAGGCCGAGGCGAAGTGGGAGGGAAAACGGTAG
- a CDS encoding CGGC domain-containing protein: MAKVAILYCKRVKDHSCVACAKCFKAISERAGEFARFDSVDLCAMTDCGDCPGLVVPRVKLLKETGKGLERGFDVLYLGTCMRLAMETAGCPIDFDALKPTLESKFGIQVILGTHAY; encoded by the coding sequence ATGGCGAAGGTGGCGATTCTCTACTGCAAGCGGGTCAAGGACCATTCGTGCGTGGCCTGCGCCAAGTGTTTCAAGGCCATTTCCGAACGCGCGGGGGAGTTCGCCCGCTTCGATTCCGTGGACCTTTGCGCCATGACGGACTGCGGGGACTGCCCGGGGCTGGTCGTGCCCAGGGTGAAACTCCTGAAGGAAACCGGCAAAGGGTTGGAGCGCGGGTTCGACGTTCTCTACCTCGGCACCTGCATGAGATTGGCCATGGAAACCGCCGGTTGCCCCATCGATTTCGATGCGCTGAAGCCCACGCTGGAGTCCAAATTTGGGATCCAGGTCATCCTCGGCACCCACGCCTACTGA
- a CDS encoding class I SAM-dependent methyltransferase, with the protein MDRRGSGEINPLTASGQAPQGGDRARSEAVPPSVLSLEKRRAAFLSRTEQYLRLGHDRLAAAAFVASAGGGWAGKALDVGTGKGLLAVALARLGMEVWSVDMDRGETELASYLAGREAFSGVIRFAVLDAGSLPFADGSFERVASMDCLHHLLRPEEALQEMARVLSDGGTLVLADFSPEGFDLVSRVHRAEGREHPVAGISVRRATAFLEKAGLRAVGAAQAHLHEVSWMAKPPGNRVVPPAHGGGAGVR; encoded by the coding sequence ATGGACAGAAGGGGGAGCGGTGAGATCAATCCCTTGACGGCCTCGGGGCAGGCTCCGCAGGGCGGAGACCGGGCTCGGTCGGAAGCCGTACCCCCGTCGGTCCTTTCCCTGGAGAAGCGCCGCGCCGCATTCCTCTCCCGCACGGAGCAGTACCTCCGTCTCGGCCACGACCGCCTGGCGGCGGCGGCTTTCGTGGCCTCGGCCGGGGGGGGATGGGCGGGAAAGGCCCTGGATGTGGGAACCGGGAAGGGCCTTCTGGCCGTGGCCCTGGCCCGGCTCGGGATGGAGGTCTGGAGCGTGGACATGGACCGGGGAGAGACCGAACTGGCCAGCTATCTCGCGGGGCGCGAAGCATTCTCCGGGGTAATCCGCTTTGCGGTCCTCGATGCAGGGAGCCTGCCCTTCGCGGACGGTTCCTTCGAACGGGTGGCCTCCATGGATTGTCTCCACCACCTCCTGCGGCCGGAGGAGGCTCTTCAGGAAATGGCCCGGGTCCTCTCCGACGGGGGCACCCTGGTATTGGCGGACTTCTCGCCGGAGGGGTTTGATTTGGTGTCCCGGGTGCACCGGGCGGAAGGTCGCGAACACCCCGTGGCCGGCATCTCCGTTCGACGAGCAACGGCCTTCCTGGAGAAGGCCGGCCTGCGTGCCGTCGGCGCCGCCCAGGCTCATCTCCACGAGGTCTCCTGGATGGCCAAGCCTCCCGGGAATCGGGTGGTGCCTCCGGCCCACGGCGGGGGGGCGGGTGTCCGATGA
- a CDS encoding cytochrome b/b6 domain-containing protein, protein MNGKPTGKRRPLLWILLGTLLVCGASSLVRAEEAEKIDSKSCINCHEESAHKSKIADDLRLSIHKDLGCQDCHADKTVFPHAAPEKKFSAGCEGCRSCHTEEADQYKRHGRLNVGECGDIPTCAACHGTHEILPASAKASTTHPANLPATCGKCHENIDLVKKYDIRIQHPVDIYTSSVHGQAAKGGVYVAATCIDCHSTEASAHQILSPGDHDSSINHFNIPKTCGKCHKGVEGDYWEGIHGKLASRGETDAPVCTTCHGEHGIIPPSDPRSPVSRSRVAEATCSPCHESEVLNAKYGLPPGRLITFIDSYHGLKSKAGDVHVANCASCHGVHRILPSSDVTSTVNPKNLRATCGECHPGISEALAATPIHGVRGGLQTRAADIVEKLYIVVIVVIIGLMVIHWLLDLWRHIQGLLRRKPQVIRMRPDEVAQHALLMVSFITLVISGFALRFSESWVSTLFFGWEGGFALRGTVHRVAAVVFGGAILWHAVFLFTPRGRKFVRDMWPKPQDFRFFLDRILYNLGKKENAACIQRFSYVEKAEYWALVWGTVVMVATGLLLWFDNWFIHFLPKGALDVALVVHYYEAWLATLAIAVWHLYSTVFSPHVYPMNPSWITGYMPEEMYHHEHPGYLEEAKKETAEYLRREIDRLSPHGGDKNGAE, encoded by the coding sequence ATGAACGGAAAACCCACCGGGAAACGACGACCGCTTCTCTGGATCCTCTTGGGGACTCTGCTCGTCTGCGGGGCCTCCTCCCTCGTGCGGGCCGAGGAAGCGGAGAAGATCGACTCCAAGTCGTGCATCAATTGCCACGAGGAAAGCGCTCACAAGAGCAAGATCGCCGACGACCTCCGGTTATCCATCCACAAGGACCTGGGGTGCCAGGACTGCCACGCGGACAAGACCGTGTTCCCCCACGCGGCGCCGGAGAAGAAGTTCTCGGCCGGCTGCGAGGGGTGCCGCTCCTGCCACACGGAGGAGGCGGACCAGTACAAGAGGCACGGGCGGCTCAACGTGGGCGAATGCGGCGATATCCCCACCTGCGCCGCGTGCCACGGCACCCACGAGATCCTCCCCGCTTCGGCGAAGGCCTCGACCACGCACCCGGCGAACCTCCCTGCAACGTGCGGGAAGTGCCACGAGAACATCGACCTCGTGAAGAAGTACGACATCCGGATCCAGCACCCCGTGGACATCTACACGAGTTCGGTCCACGGACAGGCGGCCAAGGGCGGCGTGTACGTGGCGGCGACGTGCATCGACTGCCATTCGACGGAGGCCTCGGCCCACCAGATCCTCTCCCCGGGCGATCACGACTCCTCCATCAACCACTTCAACATTCCCAAGACGTGCGGCAAATGCCACAAGGGAGTGGAGGGGGACTACTGGGAGGGCATCCACGGAAAGCTCGCCTCGCGCGGCGAGACGGACGCGCCGGTCTGCACCACCTGTCACGGTGAGCACGGCATCATTCCGCCCTCGGATCCCCGGTCGCCGGTTTCCCGGTCCAGGGTGGCCGAGGCCACGTGCTCGCCCTGTCACGAGTCGGAGGTGCTCAACGCGAAGTACGGCCTGCCCCCGGGTCGCCTGATCACCTTCATCGACTCCTACCACGGCCTCAAGAGCAAGGCCGGGGACGTCCACGTGGCCAATTGCGCCTCCTGCCACGGAGTCCACCGGATCCTGCCCAGTTCGGACGTCACCTCCACGGTCAACCCCAAGAACCTGAGGGCCACCTGCGGCGAGTGCCACCCGGGCATCTCGGAGGCCCTCGCGGCCACTCCGATCCATGGCGTGAGAGGGGGCCTGCAGACCCGGGCGGCGGACATCGTCGAGAAGCTCTACATCGTCGTGATCGTGGTGATCATCGGCCTGATGGTCATCCACTGGCTCCTGGACCTGTGGCGCCACATCCAGGGCCTCTTGCGGCGCAAGCCTCAGGTCATCCGCATGCGGCCCGACGAGGTGGCCCAGCACGCCCTGCTCATGGTGAGCTTCATCACGCTCGTGATCTCGGGCTTCGCCCTCCGCTTCAGCGAGAGCTGGGTCTCCACGCTGTTCTTCGGCTGGGAAGGTGGGTTCGCGCTGAGGGGAACGGTCCACCGCGTCGCCGCCGTGGTGTTCGGCGGGGCCATCCTCTGGCACGCGGTTTTCCTCTTCACCCCGCGGGGGCGCAAGTTCGTCCGGGACATGTGGCCCAAACCCCAGGACTTCCGCTTCTTTCTGGATCGCATCCTCTACAACCTGGGGAAAAAGGAGAACGCGGCCTGCATCCAGCGCTTCTCCTACGTGGAAAAGGCCGAGTATTGGGCCCTGGTCTGGGGCACCGTCGTGATGGTGGCCACGGGCCTTCTGCTCTGGTTCGACAACTGGTTTATCCACTTCCTTCCCAAGGGGGCCCTGGACGTGGCCCTTGTCGTCCACTATTACGAGGCATGGCTCGCCACGCTGGCCATCGCCGTCTGGCACCTCTATTCCACGGTGTTCAGCCCCCACGTCTACCCCATGAATCCCAGCTGGATCACCGGGTACATGCCTGAGGAGATGTATCACCACGAGCACCCCGGCTATCTGGAGGAGGCGAAGAAAGAGACGGCTGAATACCTGAGAAGGGAGATCGACCGCCTTTCCCCGCACGGAGGGGACAAGAACGGGGCCGAGTGA
- a CDS encoding Rrf2 family transcriptional regulator, translated as MSFKLSTRARYALRMMLDIARNGGESEPVSLSGVSERTRVSRGYLEQLAIVLRNHNLLRGVLGKQGGYRLARPAQEITLREVVEASIGPIAILDCVLEPDHCAQSEACECRFLYLLINHRVVQVFEDYSLADLIRPGWAATVKRALEEGDTLVLPKVAEGKTG; from the coding sequence ATGTCCTTTAAACTGTCCACGCGAGCCCGCTACGCCCTTCGCATGATGCTGGACATTGCGCGGAACGGGGGCGAGAGCGAGCCGGTCAGTCTGTCCGGGGTTTCCGAGCGGACCCGAGTCTCCCGCGGATACCTGGAGCAGCTGGCCATCGTGCTGAGGAACCACAATCTCCTGAGGGGAGTCCTCGGAAAGCAGGGAGGATACCGGCTCGCGCGTCCGGCGCAGGAGATCACCCTCCGGGAAGTCGTGGAAGCGTCCATCGGTCCCATCGCCATTCTGGATTGCGTCTTGGAGCCGGACCACTGCGCCCAGTCCGAAGCCTGCGAATGCCGATTCCTCTATCTCCTCATCAACCACCGTGTCGTGCAAGTATTTGAAGACTACTCCCTGGCCGACCTCATCCGGCCGGGGTGGGCCGCCACGGTGAAGCGGGCCCTCGAAGAGGGAGACACCCTGGTGCTGCCCAAGGTCGCGGAGGGTAAGACCGGGTAG
- a CDS encoding Rrf2 family transcriptional regulator, giving the protein MRISTRARYALRMMLDIARNSEDGHPVSLADVAERTDLSRGYLEQLTAPLRNQRLLKGFPGKQGGYRLTRPADAITLRQIIEAAIGPVAILDCLEDPTTCLRAGDCECRIVYGLINEEIRSVLEAFTLEDLKDPRLKGELHGKLEARRREARH; this is encoded by the coding sequence ATGAGGATATCCACGCGGGCACGCTACGCGCTACGCATGATGCTCGACATCGCCCGGAACAGCGAGGACGGCCATCCCGTGAGCCTTGCGGACGTGGCGGAGCGGACGGACCTCTCCCGGGGCTATCTGGAACAACTCACGGCGCCGCTGAGAAACCAGCGCCTGCTCAAGGGCTTCCCTGGAAAGCAGGGCGGATATCGGCTCACTCGGCCGGCCGATGCCATCACCCTGCGCCAGATCATCGAAGCCGCCATCGGACCCGTCGCCATACTCGATTGCCTGGAAGATCCCACGACCTGCCTTCGGGCGGGGGATTGCGAATGCCGCATCGTATACGGGCTGATCAACGAGGAGATCCGAAGCGTATTGGAGGCGTTCACGCTGGAGGACCTGAAGGATCCACGGCTCAAGGGGGAACTCCACGGGAAGCTGGAGGCGCGGAGAAGGGAGGCGAGGCACTGA
- a CDS encoding macro domain-containing protein — MTEKVIRGKTLRLVQGDITDLDVESFVFYARPDLKLGTGFGGAIAQRGGPSIQAELNGLGPLEPGEAVVTQAGNLKAKRIIHAVGPRHHEPDEEAKLRKAVRSALAAAEAAGLKQVAFPAMGAGFYGVSLDLSSKVVVEEIAAHLGNESRLSEVVVCVLDQRELKPFGARVGALG, encoded by the coding sequence ATGACCGAGAAGGTGATACGGGGAAAGACCCTCAGGCTGGTGCAGGGGGACATCACAGATCTGGACGTGGAGTCCTTCGTCTTCTACGCCAGGCCCGACCTCAAGCTGGGAACCGGCTTCGGAGGGGCCATCGCCCAGCGTGGAGGTCCCTCCATCCAGGCCGAGTTGAACGGTCTGGGCCCGCTGGAACCGGGCGAGGCCGTTGTGACCCAGGCCGGGAACCTCAAGGCGAAGCGCATCATCCACGCCGTGGGCCCGCGCCATCACGAGCCCGACGAGGAGGCGAAGCTCCGGAAGGCGGTTCGGAGCGCCCTCGCCGCCGCGGAGGCGGCCGGGCTGAAACAGGTCGCCTTCCCAGCCATGGGTGCGGGATTCTACGGGGTTTCTCTGGACCTCTCCAGCAAAGTCGTCGTGGAGGAGATCGCGGCCCACCTCGGGAACGAGTCCCGCCTGTCGGAGGTCGTGGTCTGCGTTCTGGACCAGCGCGAACTCAAGCCCTTCGGCGCGCGCGTCGGCGCCCTCGGTTAG
- a CDS encoding response regulator: MSMDRSYKAQKFLERLPQKLSRPVVSSLVGCVHCGMCTESCHYVLTNPDDVTYAPAYKADRIRKIFKRHVDWTGRVIPWWVGAKSVFTDEELEELKDIAFGKCTNCRRCTLNCPMGVDFAVLNRMTRGLLVHVGVMPEGVAVVSKDQWEIGNQMGVLKEDYLETIQWMSDELVEEVGDPAAAIPIDKVGADVVYSINPREVKYDPRTIKDAAKIFYYAGENWTMPSEGWDMTNFGLFSGDDELGGAVARRLFEKVKELKGKKLVISECGHGYRSTRCEAQNWAGMDLDFEMESSVVTMLRYIQEGRIKVDRSKNALSATYHDSCNNARSCGMFEEPRELLKHVLGDFREMYPNRAENYCCTGGGGAMSMSEYAPRRLKSAKVKADQLSATGAQAVVTSCHNCVDGLTDLIKHYKLDMKVTQLVNLVADALVPQERKARVEVKAHAPAFAGKTVLVVDDEPDMVAFIGAVLEDNGATVLKASNGEEALELARTRRPDLMTLDLSMPGKSGVDVFISLREDPDLRALPICVITGKPEMRRLIYERPVPPPEGFMNKPVDEESLVLNLRKIFELKGKLH; the protein is encoded by the coding sequence ATGAGCATGGACAGATCGTACAAGGCGCAGAAGTTCCTGGAGAGGCTTCCGCAGAAGCTGTCCAGGCCCGTGGTCTCTTCCCTGGTGGGATGCGTCCACTGTGGAATGTGCACCGAATCCTGCCATTACGTGCTGACGAATCCGGACGACGTGACCTACGCTCCGGCCTACAAGGCCGACCGCATCCGCAAGATCTTCAAACGCCACGTGGATTGGACCGGGCGGGTCATCCCGTGGTGGGTGGGTGCCAAGAGCGTCTTCACCGACGAGGAGCTCGAGGAGCTGAAAGACATCGCCTTCGGAAAATGCACCAACTGCCGCCGCTGCACGCTCAACTGCCCCATGGGTGTGGACTTCGCGGTGCTGAACCGAATGACCAGGGGACTCCTCGTCCACGTGGGGGTCATGCCCGAGGGCGTGGCCGTCGTGAGCAAGGATCAGTGGGAGATCGGCAACCAGATGGGCGTCCTCAAGGAGGACTACCTGGAGACCATCCAGTGGATGTCCGACGAATTGGTGGAGGAGGTGGGCGACCCCGCGGCCGCCATCCCCATCGACAAGGTCGGGGCGGACGTCGTCTACTCCATCAATCCCCGTGAAGTGAAGTACGATCCCCGGACCATCAAGGACGCGGCGAAGATCTTTTATTACGCCGGAGAGAACTGGACCATGCCCAGCGAAGGCTGGGACATGACCAATTTCGGCCTCTTTTCGGGGGACGACGAACTCGGGGGGGCCGTGGCCCGTCGGCTCTTCGAAAAGGTGAAGGAGCTGAAAGGGAAAAAGCTCGTCATCTCCGAGTGCGGCCACGGATACCGGTCCACCCGCTGCGAAGCGCAAAACTGGGCCGGCATGGACCTCGATTTCGAGATGGAGAGTTCGGTGGTCACCATGCTCCGGTACATCCAGGAGGGGCGCATCAAGGTGGACCGGAGCAAGAACGCCCTCTCCGCCACCTACCACGACTCCTGCAACAACGCCCGCTCCTGCGGCATGTTCGAGGAGCCCCGCGAACTGCTCAAGCACGTTCTCGGTGACTTCCGGGAGATGTACCCGAACCGTGCGGAGAACTACTGCTGCACCGGCGGGGGGGGCGCCATGTCCATGTCCGAATACGCGCCCCGGCGCCTGAAGTCGGCCAAGGTGAAGGCAGACCAGCTCTCGGCCACGGGGGCCCAGGCCGTCGTGACCTCCTGCCACAACTGCGTGGACGGCCTCACGGATCTCATCAAGCACTACAAGCTCGATATGAAGGTCACCCAGCTCGTGAACCTCGTGGCGGACGCCCTCGTTCCGCAGGAGAGGAAGGCGCGCGTGGAAGTCAAGGCGCATGCCCCGGCTTTCGCCGGGAAGACCGTGCTGGTTGTGGACGACGAGCCCGACATGGTGGCCTTCATCGGCGCCGTCCTGGAAGACAACGGGGCCACGGTCCTGAAAGCCTCGAACGGCGAGGAGGCCTTGGAGCTGGCCCGCACCCGCCGGCCCGACCTCATGACCCTGGACCTTTCCATGCCCGGGAAGAGCGGGGTGGACGTCTTCATCTCTCTCCGAGAGGATCCGGATCTCCGGGCCCTTCCCATCTGTGTGATCACGGGCAAGCCCGAAATGCGGAGGCTCATCTACGAGCGTCCCGTTCCTCCGCCGGAAGGCTTCATGAACAAGCCCGTGGACGAGGAATCCCTCGTTCTCAACCTGAGGAAGATTTTCGAACTGAAGGGAAAGCTCCACTGA